GCCTGGCCGATGGCGGAGATCGCCGTGATGGGCGCCGAAGGCGCAGTCAGTGTGCTTTATCGCAAAGAGATCGCCGATGCGGCTGATCCCAAGGCGGAAATGGCAAAAAAGCTCGAAGAATACAAAGATGCTTTCGCCAATCCGTATTTTGCCGCGAGCCGCGGCCTGGTCGATGAGATTCTCGAACCGGCCGATACACGGCCGTATCTGGCCGCATGTCTGGAAGTGCTCAAGGCCAAGCGCGAATTACGTCCACAGAAAAAGCACGGTTTAATTCCGCTCTAATCGATGAGGTTCAGTTATGCCGGAGTGGTTAAGTTTTGGTTTGGAACTCGCAGTCGTCGGGCTGATTATTGTTTTCGCCGCCCTGACTATCATTGCCACTGCCGTTTCATTAATCAGGCGAGGTAATGATGCCTGGCAAAAACATGAAGACGCCCAAAGCGAGGCTGCGACCGAGAAAGAACAAAACATCGATACCATAACCCTGCTTCTGATATCGACCGCCGCAGCGACCATGATTCAGGGACGGTTTCATATAAAAAGTATCCGTCGAATTCTACCAGCCAATGCCCAGCGCGGCCCATGGTCACTGCAGGGGCGGGCGGTCCTGCTTGGTTCGCACGTCGTATCCAAAAAAAGGCAGTGAAAATTTAACGATATTTTTATGTCCGATATAGATTGACTCAGGAGAATAAAATGAAACTTAAGATAACAGTCCATGGTGTTGCATATGAAGTAGAGGTCGAGGTGCTCGATGCCGGCGAAGGATTTCCGGCGGCATCATCTCTGCCCCGGCCCAGAACCAGATCCCAGCAGCCGACCGGCGCTCCGGTCGCACCGCTTCCATCAACTGCCGGTCCGGTCCAAAGCGCGGCCGGCGGCGCCGTTGCCTCGCCGATTGCCGGTACCATCGTCGAGATCAAATGCAAAGCGGGAGACACTGTTTCCGAGGGTCAGGTGCTGCTGATTATCGAAGCAATGAAGATGAAAACATCGATAGCCGCTCCAACCTCCGGCAAGGTTAAGAATGTTCCGATAGCGGTCGGTGACACGGTTCGCGAAAGCCAGACGCTGGTCGAACTCGAATAATGAAACCGATTATCAGGAGCGACCCATGGAAACATTGTTAGAGTTTCTGCAAAACGGCGCCCTGGGTAATTTTACCTGGGGAAATTTCAGCATGCTCATCATCGGCTGCGTTTTTATTTATCTCGGAATTGTCAAGGACTATGAGCCGCTGCTTCTCATTCCAATCGGCTTCGGAATGCTCATCGGAAATATCCCTTACGCATCCGGAATGAGTATCGGAATTTATGAAAATGGTTCCGATGGCGGGCAGGCCAGCGTTTTGTCGATATTATACACCGGCGTGACACAGGGGTGGTATCCGCCGCTGATTTTTCTCGGTATCGGGGCCATGACCGATTTTTCATGCATGCTGGCCAACCCGAGATTGATCCTTCTGGGTGCGGCCGCCCAGATCGGTATCTTCCTGACCTTTATAGTTGCCCTGGCGATCGGTTTTACCAAAACCGAAGCCGCTTCTATCGGCATCATCGGCGGCGCCGACGGCCCCACTGCAATCTTTCTCTCATCTAAACTGGCACCGCATCTTCTCGGCGCCATCGCTGTCTCGGCTTATTCATATATGGCCCTGGTGCCGGTCATCCAGCCGCCCATAATTAAATTGCTGACCACCCGAAAAGAGCGTCTGATCCGCATGAAGCCGAATAAGCCTGTCAGTAAACGGTTGCGGGTCTTATTCCCGGTTATTGCTTTTCTCATCACCGGTTTTATTGCCCCCGGTTCCATTAACCTGCTCGGTTTTCTGTTCTTCGGTAATCTTCTCAAAGAAAGCGGGGTCACCGAACGTCTGGCCGCCACGGCCCGGACCGCCTTTATTGATATTATCACCATTCTTCTCGGGGTGACGGTCGGTTGTTCGACCGATGCCAGCCGCTTTTTGACGCCGGCCTCGATTAAGATTTTCGTTCTTGGCGCCGCATCATTTATGATTGCCACCGCCTCCGGAGTTCTGTTTGCCAAGCTGATGAATCTTGTCACGAAAACTAAAATCAATCCAATCATTGGTGCGGCGGGGGTTTCG
This portion of the candidate division Zixibacteria bacterium HGW-Zixibacteria-1 genome encodes:
- a CDS encoding acetyl-CoA carboxylase biotin carboxyl carrier protein subunit, encoding MKLKITVHGVAYEVEVEVLDAGEGFPAASSLPRPRTRSQQPTGAPVAPLPSTAGPVQSAAGGAVASPIAGTIVEIKCKAGDTVSEGQVLLIIEAMKMKTSIAAPTSGKVKNVPIAVGDTVRESQTLVELE
- a CDS encoding glutaconyl-CoA decarboxylase subunit beta, whose protein sequence is METLLEFLQNGALGNFTWGNFSMLIIGCVFIYLGIVKDYEPLLLIPIGFGMLIGNIPYASGMSIGIYENGSDGGQASVLSILYTGVTQGWYPPLIFLGIGAMTDFSCMLANPRLILLGAAAQIGIFLTFIVALAIGFTKTEAASIGIIGGADGPTAIFLSSKLAPHLLGAIAVSAYSYMALVPVIQPPIIKLLTTRKERLIRMKPNKPVSKRLRVLFPVIAFLITGFIAPGSINLLGFLFFGNLLKESGVTERLAATARTAFIDIITILLGVTVGCSTDASRFLTPASIKIFVLGAASFMIATASGVLFAKLMNLVTKTKINPIIGAAGVSAVPDSARVCQMVGAREDPNNFLIMHAMAPNVAGVIGSAVAAGVLLVTFL